In Brevibacillus brevis NBRC 100599, a single genomic region encodes these proteins:
- a CDS encoding methyl-accepting chemotaxis protein, producing the protein MAGVDIKKGFQWKIGQKLFAVFLILVLVPSILIGYFSYRSATQTLDVQLLNSANKQVENLSTIIDRVVVPIMKDTDVLARSLPQSVYQDMIKDEKTNLASNQQVQSTLKQFKAVHTDDTEVIGLATEDGRFAMEPQSPLSKEYDARTREWYTKAMEQKGQVIISKPYVSAASKNIVVSVAKTTDDGHGVAVVNLSLKKYVTDTVNAAKVGTQGFAFILDESQKVITHPTIAAGEVPQDDSYKSFYEQQSGVLSAQIDGKPSRIVFTTNKITGWKIAGVLYDSELDELKKPIITQTVGMIISSVLLSLVILYVINRIFVHPLKQMTRLSKQLAAGNLAETHITVKNRDELGDLAQAFNSLALQLHQLIEDLLKNAQNLNQVTDVLNSEVTEVANASSKIAEMNSRVTKGSMDQAQGISEISRTMQESVLAVSNFAEVASEIGEITEQTHQRAKEGTSIVSDSLNQMRTINSAVLHSSNLVETLMQKTMEIDNFATVINEIANQTNLLSLNASIEAARAGEHGRGFAVVAEEVKKLAVQSADSATQITNLILEINKETRKSVESLTMVQQEVEDGLNLSSKVETLLSDIIEDMAKINDEIQNLSSISEEVAAGSEEVSASVEDLSNIANSNSRDSSDTLSNIEKQQESLHELMEQVKIVLDTAQQIRNNVQNYKLR; encoded by the coding sequence ATGGCTGGAGTGGACATTAAAAAAGGGTTTCAGTGGAAAATCGGTCAAAAATTATTTGCGGTTTTTCTCATTTTGGTTTTGGTCCCAAGTATTCTGATTGGCTACTTCTCGTATCGTTCAGCTACTCAAACATTAGATGTTCAACTACTCAATTCAGCTAATAAACAGGTCGAAAACCTCAGCACGATTATTGATCGTGTAGTTGTGCCCATCATGAAAGACACAGATGTTCTAGCAAGATCACTGCCTCAAAGCGTTTATCAAGACATGATAAAGGATGAAAAGACGAATTTGGCGTCAAATCAACAGGTGCAATCGACCCTTAAGCAGTTTAAAGCTGTGCATACCGATGATACCGAAGTGATTGGACTTGCCACCGAAGATGGACGCTTTGCGATGGAGCCGCAAAGTCCATTATCAAAAGAGTATGATGCTCGCACGCGAGAATGGTACACAAAAGCGATGGAACAGAAGGGTCAAGTGATTATTTCCAAACCCTATGTATCAGCCGCCTCTAAAAATATTGTGGTATCGGTAGCAAAAACTACGGACGATGGCCATGGAGTTGCCGTAGTAAATTTATCGTTGAAAAAGTATGTGACTGATACCGTTAATGCGGCAAAAGTAGGGACGCAAGGTTTCGCGTTTATCCTGGATGAGAGTCAGAAGGTTATTACCCATCCAACCATTGCTGCTGGAGAAGTGCCTCAAGATGACAGCTACAAATCATTTTATGAGCAGCAATCGGGAGTACTGTCAGCCCAAATCGACGGAAAACCTTCCCGGATCGTCTTTACCACGAACAAGATAACCGGCTGGAAAATAGCCGGCGTGCTTTATGACAGCGAACTTGACGAGCTGAAGAAGCCAATTATTACACAAACAGTTGGGATGATTATCAGCTCCGTTTTATTGTCGCTTGTCATTTTGTACGTGATCAACCGGATTTTTGTACACCCGTTAAAACAAATGACGCGTTTATCCAAGCAATTGGCAGCAGGGAACCTTGCAGAAACCCACATTACTGTGAAAAACAGAGATGAGTTGGGAGATTTGGCGCAAGCCTTCAACTCTCTTGCCCTCCAATTGCACCAACTCATCGAAGACCTGCTGAAAAATGCGCAAAATCTTAATCAAGTTACGGACGTGTTAAATTCGGAAGTGACTGAGGTTGCCAATGCCTCCTCAAAAATCGCTGAAATGAACAGCCGGGTTACCAAGGGTTCGATGGATCAGGCCCAGGGAATTTCGGAGATATCCCGGACGATGCAAGAAAGCGTGCTTGCTGTGAGCAATTTTGCCGAAGTAGCTTCAGAAATCGGCGAAATTACGGAACAAACGCATCAGAGAGCAAAAGAAGGAACTTCGATTGTCTCAGATTCACTGAATCAAATGAGGACAATTAATTCGGCTGTTTTGCACTCTTCCAATCTCGTGGAAACACTCATGCAAAAAACAATGGAAATTGATAATTTTGCCACTGTCATTAATGAAATCGCCAATCAAACCAATCTCTTGTCTCTCAACGCCAGCATAGAAGCAGCGCGTGCGGGAGAACATGGCAGAGGTTTTGCCGTTGTTGCTGAAGAAGTGAAAAAGCTTGCCGTACAATCCGCTGATTCTGCTACACAAATTACCAATCTGATTTTGGAGATCAATAAAGAAACCAGAAAATCTGTGGAATCGTTGACGATGGTGCAGCAGGAAGTTGAAGACGGATTGAACCTAAGCTCCAAAGTGGAAACCCTGCTTTCCGATATCATTGAAGATATGGCTAAAATCAATGATGAAATACAAAATCTAAGCAGCATTTCGGAAGAGGTTGCAGCGGGTTCCGAGGAAGTGAGCGCATCGGTTGAAGATCTTTCGAATATTGCCAATTCCAACTCCAGAGATTCCAGCGATACTCTGTCCAATATTGAAAAACAACAAGAATCTTTGCATGAATTAATGGAACAAGTGAAAATTGTCCTGGATACCGCACAACAAATCAGGAATAATGTGCAAAACTATAAACTTCGTTAG
- a CDS encoding DUF4062 domain-containing protein → MRKKLQIYISSTYYDLIEERHTAVEAVLQAGHIPAGIEQFFKESPMKMRKRWIDESDVYILILGGFYGLTLPDESMSYTHWEYEYAGEAGKPRFAFVVTDEALRQQPYDFTAIEYYQKFQEFKQSVMEQVPTYYVEDVRHIKMVLRDQLPEYAARDDLYGWFSGKDVPDVQKLLEENARLKAELEKKK, encoded by the coding sequence ATGAGAAAAAAATTACAAATATACATATCGTCTACTTATTACGATCTTATTGAAGAAAGACATACCGCTGTTGAAGCCGTACTTCAAGCCGGTCATATCCCTGCTGGAATCGAGCAATTTTTCAAGGAAAGTCCAATGAAAATGAGGAAGAGATGGATCGACGAGTCCGATGTATATATCCTGATTCTCGGAGGATTCTATGGTTTAACACTTCCTGATGAATCCATGAGCTATACGCATTGGGAATATGAGTATGCCGGAGAAGCAGGCAAACCTAGATTTGCTTTTGTTGTCACAGATGAAGCATTGAGACAACAGCCATACGACTTCACAGCAATTGAATACTATCAGAAGTTTCAAGAGTTTAAGCAATCGGTCATGGAACAAGTTCCCACCTATTATGTTGAAGATGTACGGCACATTAAAATGGTACTTCGTGATCAATTGCCGGAGTATGCAGCAAGAGACGATTTGTATGGCTGGTTTTCCGGCAAGGATGTCCCGGACGTTCAAAAGCTGTTGGAAGAGAATGCAAGATTAAAGGCGGAGTTGGAGAAAAAGAAATGA
- a CDS encoding carboxymuconolactone decarboxylase family protein has product MQIHDDTYNKGMEILKKIDSEHYQSIVDSFKDTVAPDLGQLAVEFNYGQIFSRPGLDLKSRLLATVAGLTAMGNTQQLRFYINGALNLGWTEEEIVECMMQMLIYAGFPVALNSILTVAAEVFAERKTKSNKGGSE; this is encoded by the coding sequence ATGCAAATTCATGATGATACCTATAATAAAGGAATGGAAATCCTGAAAAAAATAGATAGCGAGCATTACCAGAGCATTGTTGATAGTTTTAAAGACACAGTGGCCCCAGATTTGGGACAGCTCGCTGTAGAATTCAATTACGGCCAAATATTTTCCCGTCCAGGTCTCGATTTGAAATCTAGGCTTCTCGCTACAGTGGCAGGTCTGACGGCGATGGGAAATACGCAGCAGTTGAGGTTTTATATTAACGGAGCATTAAACCTTGGATGGACGGAAGAAGAGATTGTGGAGTGCATGATGCAAATGTTAATTTACGCTGGTTTTCCTGTTGCTTTAAATTCGATTCTGACCGTTGCTGCAGAAGTGTTTGCAGAACGAAAAACAAAATCAAATAAGGGGGGCTCCGAATGA
- a CDS encoding response regulator transcription factor — protein MYNSKILIVDDEKSIIQLLETVLKKEGFRHIYTAGTAQEALRLLAKNEVDIIILDVMLPDQSGFDLCPQIREISSAYIIYLTARASDLDVLSGFAIGGDDYVTKPFNPLEIVARTKAGLRRGVLMPVQHAEETRRRYDFGGFVLDEYEGELLVGGEAVPCPAQAYQLLLYLCKNPNMVFSKAQLYEAVWGIDGMGDDNTVMVHIHKIRERIESDLGAPRYLVTVRGLGYKLIKEKDA, from the coding sequence ATGTATAACTCGAAAATCTTGATTGTTGACGATGAAAAATCGATTATCCAATTGCTTGAAACGGTGCTGAAAAAAGAAGGCTTCCGTCATATTTACACAGCGGGCACGGCCCAGGAAGCGCTACGGCTGCTAGCCAAAAATGAAGTAGATATCATCATATTGGATGTTATGCTCCCTGATCAGTCGGGGTTTGACCTATGCCCCCAAATACGGGAGATCTCATCTGCGTATATCATTTATTTAACGGCAAGAGCGTCGGATCTGGATGTGCTGTCCGGGTTTGCCATCGGTGGAGACGATTATGTGACCAAACCATTCAATCCGCTTGAAATTGTAGCAAGAACCAAGGCCGGGCTGCGCCGCGGCGTTCTTATGCCTGTGCAGCATGCGGAGGAAACCCGGCGCCGCTATGATTTCGGAGGGTTTGTGCTGGATGAGTACGAGGGCGAACTGTTGGTGGGAGGGGAGGCGGTGCCATGTCCGGCACAAGCGTATCAACTGCTGCTGTACTTATGCAAGAATCCGAACATGGTGTTCTCCAAAGCGCAGTTGTATGAAGCGGTTTGGGGTATCGATGGCATGGGGGACGATAATACGGTTATGGTTCATATCCATAAAATCCGTGAGCGTATCGAATCGGACCTGGGGGCACCCCGTTATCTTGTAACGGTACGTGGGCTGGGCTATAAGCTGATCAAGGAGAAGGACGCATGA
- a CDS encoding helix-turn-helix transcriptional regulator, which produces MNNDKDKRKELGLFLKSRRSRLSPEQFGLSKGPRRKVQGLRREELAQIAGIGLTWYTWLEQGKDIQVSTQVLDSLVTVMKLDTEERNHLFMLAHGQLPVEQTTSFEAGITKIMQNFMNDFEMCPAYATDQRWDILMWNKAAQLVFGDFEKMNKKERNAVWRCFASTDYRKLMGDWESHAKRLLGQFRSTSTPFVGEDWFKELVGELMELSPEFREWWPRYDIQGTPIGTKQINHPTAGTMTMEHMTFRVYDAPELKLTIYRPLKENDSINKLNLLMNGG; this is translated from the coding sequence ATGAACAACGATAAGGACAAGCGAAAAGAATTGGGGTTGTTTTTAAAATCGCGGCGTTCCCGGCTTTCTCCAGAGCAATTTGGCTTGTCCAAAGGTCCAAGAAGGAAGGTCCAAGGCTTACGGAGAGAAGAATTAGCGCAGATTGCTGGGATCGGGCTTACGTGGTATACGTGGCTGGAGCAGGGAAAAGACATTCAAGTATCGACCCAGGTGCTTGATAGTCTTGTGACGGTAATGAAGCTCGATACTGAGGAGCGAAATCATTTGTTTATGCTCGCCCACGGGCAACTGCCTGTTGAACAAACAACCTCATTTGAAGCAGGAATTACAAAGATCATGCAAAACTTCATGAACGATTTCGAAATGTGTCCGGCTTATGCAACGGATCAGCGGTGGGATATATTGATGTGGAATAAAGCTGCACAGTTGGTGTTCGGGGATTTTGAAAAAATGAATAAGAAAGAACGTAACGCAGTCTGGCGATGTTTCGCGTCAACCGACTATCGAAAACTTATGGGCGATTGGGAAAGCCACGCCAAACGTCTTCTAGGGCAATTTCGTTCTACCAGTACACCGTTCGTCGGGGAGGACTGGTTTAAAGAGCTCGTCGGCGAACTGATGGAACTCAGTCCTGAATTCAGAGAATGGTGGCCGCGTTACGATATACAGGGTACTCCCATCGGGACAAAACAGATCAATCATCCGACTGCGGGTACAATGACGATGGAGCATATGACATTTCGGGTGTACGATGCCCCCGAGTTGAAATTAACCATTTATCGCCCTTTGAAAGAGAACGATTCAATAAATAAATTGAACCTCTTGATGAATGGTGGGTAA
- a CDS encoding imm68 putative immunity domain-containing protein: protein MYISKWWGDLIGGSDDSLALVDYLEQLDSTNVTLNQILKDLGLDVLLSEGDLKSGGSIGFDIKNANGTFRAELDIACSALIDLSAIVLESQKSGYVDLHDLDEDRKSRKLYIDASEEKRNLLRDELYKFSRDPLAYELAELVPVDDMKELAEKEKMIADELAPLS, encoded by the coding sequence ATGTACATAAGCAAATGGTGGGGAGATTTAATTGGCGGGTCCGATGATTCGCTGGCATTAGTCGACTATTTGGAACAATTGGACTCAACGAATGTGACGCTCAATCAGATTTTAAAGGACTTGGGTCTGGATGTCCTGCTTTCCGAGGGAGACTTGAAAAGCGGTGGAAGTATTGGATTTGATATCAAAAATGCTAACGGTACGTTTCGAGCAGAACTTGATATTGCCTGCTCAGCTCTAATCGATCTTTCAGCCATTGTGTTGGAATCTCAAAAATCAGGCTATGTCGATTTGCATGATTTGGATGAGGATAGGAAGTCGCGCAAACTTTATATAGATGCCTCCGAAGAAAAAAGGAACCTGCTTCGGGATGAGTTGTACAAGTTTTCCCGTGATCCGCTGGCTTACGAATTAGCCGAGCTTGTTCCGGTGGATGATATGAAAGAGCTTGCGGAAAAGGAAAAAATGATCGCAGATGAGCTGGCACCGTTAAGCTGA
- a CDS encoding tetratricopeptide repeat protein, which translates to MQLSDSTHAEITVLCKQGDDLVKAGNLEEGKNKYVAALRLLPENHREWEAATWIYVAIGDVHFQMKNYDKAFKCFFNAVQCPEGLGNPYIHLRLGQLYYEQDNLEKAADELTRAYMGAGIAIFMEDDPKYLEFLETKIEI; encoded by the coding sequence ATGCAACTTTCAGATTCCACCCATGCCGAAATTACCGTGCTGTGTAAACAAGGCGATGATTTGGTGAAAGCAGGCAATCTTGAGGAGGGCAAGAATAAGTACGTCGCGGCTCTCCGATTATTGCCGGAAAATCATCGAGAATGGGAGGCCGCAACGTGGATATATGTGGCTATTGGGGATGTCCATTTTCAAATGAAGAATTACGATAAGGCATTCAAGTGTTTCTTTAATGCTGTACAGTGTCCGGAGGGGCTGGGGAATCCTTACATTCATCTTCGGTTAGGGCAATTGTATTACGAACAGGACAACCTTGAAAAAGCGGCAGACGAGCTGACCCGGGCTTACATGGGTGCCGGGATTGCGATCTTTATGGAAGATGACCCAAAATACCTTGAGTTTTTGGAGACAAAAATAGAGATTTGA
- the budA gene encoding acetolactate decarboxylase gives MKKNIITSITSLALVAGLSLTAFAATTATVPAPPAKQESKPVVAANPAPKNVLFQYSTINALMLGQFEGDLTLKDLKLRGDMGLGTINDLDGEMIQMGTKFYQIDSTGKLSELPESVKTPFAVTTHFEPKEKTTLTNVQDYNQLTKMLEEKFENKNVFYAVKLTGTFKMVKARTVPKQTRPYPQLTEVTKKQSEFEFKNVKGTLIGFYTPNYAAALNVPGFHLHFITEDKTSGGHVLNLQFDNANLEISPIHEFDVQLPHTDDFAHSDLTQVTTSQVHQAESERK, from the coding sequence ATGAAAAAAAATATCATCACTTCTATCACATCTCTGGCTCTCGTTGCCGGGCTGTCTTTGACTGCTTTTGCAGCTACAACGGCTACTGTACCAGCACCACCTGCCAAGCAGGAATCCAAACCTGTGGTTGCCGCTAATCCGGCACCAAAAAATGTACTGTTTCAATACTCAACGATCAATGCACTCATGCTTGGACAGTTTGAAGGGGACTTGACTTTGAAAGACCTGAAGCTACGAGGCGATATGGGGCTTGGTACCATCAATGATCTCGATGGAGAGATGATTCAGATGGGTACAAAATTCTACCAGATCGACAGCACCGGAAAATTATCCGAGCTGCCAGAAAGTGTGAAAACTCCATTTGCGGTTACTACACATTTCGAGCCGAAAGAAAAAACTACATTAACCAATGTGCAAGATTACAATCAATTAACAAAAATGCTTGAGGAGAAATTTGAAAACAAGAACGTCTTTTATGCCGTAAAGCTGACCGGTACCTTTAAGATGGTAAAGGCTAGAACAGTTCCAAAACAAACCAGACCTTATCCGCAGCTGACTGAAGTAACCAAAAAACAATCCGAGTTTGAATTTAAAAATGTTAAGGGAACCCTGATTGGCTTCTATACGCCAAATTATGCAGCAGCCCTGAATGTTCCCGGATTCCATCTCCACTTCATCACAGAGGATAAAACAAGTGGCGGACACGTATTAAATCTGCAATTTGACAACGCGAATCTGGAAATTTCTCCGATCCATGAGTTTGATGTACAATTGCCGCACACAGATGATTTTGCCCACTCTGATCTGACACAAGTTACTACTAGCCAAGTACACCAAGCTGAGTCAGAAAGAAAATAA
- a CDS encoding S41 family peptidase, translated as MMKSRVWIALLIFLFASVSGAGAYTSSNVNQGKEAKPAVDGAKRQLWQSRGYGCIMEINGKSVTMYNYTRDSLLLFAIGDLDEQGNLNLKFQLGDSKQLPESARERIWMGRFQNGSLTDKMGYVKQFKQIKQFPAVKVKELSKDPVANFEVFWQTFEENFSFFPLVKVDWKEVYKTYRPKVTAATSEKELENIFKEMLGKLKDGHTNMITNENFFSAMPKMERAEFYEINLKAIQGTIESNYMNGALKSKLEGRIQYGRTKNGDAYIQLREFDVSDEKLIDEALADMVQDLADCRNFVIDMRFNRGGDDIFGLKVAGLFTGEKRLAYNKQGRIGGYDQFSEPTKIFIEPGAKRFTANKIIVLSGPLTVSAGETGTMALKKLDKVTVIGEKTSGFFSDVLFKTLPNNWVIMLSNERYTSPEGINYEQLGLPPDEQIILKQADVDAHKDSVIIRAMELLKVASK; from the coding sequence ATGATGAAAAGCAGAGTCTGGATCGCGTTACTTATCTTTCTGTTTGCTAGCGTATCGGGAGCGGGTGCATACACTTCATCCAATGTGAACCAGGGGAAAGAGGCAAAGCCTGCCGTTGATGGTGCCAAGCGACAGCTTTGGCAGTCGAGAGGGTACGGGTGCATAATGGAGATAAACGGGAAGTCGGTTACTATGTACAACTACACGCGTGACAGCCTGCTGCTGTTTGCGATCGGTGATCTGGATGAGCAAGGGAACCTCAATCTGAAATTCCAGCTCGGCGACTCCAAACAGTTACCGGAAAGTGCGCGGGAGCGAATTTGGATGGGACGCTTTCAAAACGGCAGCCTGACCGACAAAATGGGTTATGTGAAACAGTTTAAGCAAATCAAGCAATTTCCCGCAGTGAAGGTAAAAGAGCTCAGCAAGGACCCGGTCGCCAATTTCGAGGTGTTCTGGCAAACCTTCGAAGAGAATTTCAGTTTCTTCCCGCTCGTAAAAGTAGATTGGAAAGAGGTATACAAGACTTACAGACCAAAGGTAACCGCGGCCACTTCCGAGAAGGAGCTGGAGAACATCTTCAAGGAAATGCTCGGAAAGCTGAAAGACGGGCATACCAATATGATTACCAACGAAAACTTTTTCTCTGCCATGCCTAAGATGGAGCGGGCAGAATTTTATGAAATCAATCTGAAAGCCATCCAGGGTACCATCGAATCAAACTATATGAACGGAGCGTTAAAGAGCAAGCTCGAGGGACGCATCCAGTACGGCCGGACGAAAAACGGTGACGCTTATATCCAACTGCGCGAATTTGACGTGTCTGACGAGAAGCTGATTGACGAAGCCCTTGCCGACATGGTGCAAGACCTGGCAGACTGCCGGAACTTTGTGATCGATATGCGCTTCAACAGGGGTGGCGATGATATCTTCGGGTTGAAAGTCGCCGGACTGTTCACGGGCGAAAAAAGGCTGGCGTATAACAAACAGGGCAGAATTGGCGGATACGATCAATTTTCCGAGCCGACAAAAATTTTTATCGAGCCGGGAGCCAAGCGTTTTACAGCCAACAAGATCATCGTCCTATCCGGGCCGTTGACGGTAAGCGCGGGAGAGACGGGCACGATGGCCTTGAAAAAACTGGACAAGGTGACGGTCATCGGCGAAAAGACAAGTGGATTCTTTTCCGACGTGCTGTTCAAAACGCTACCGAACAATTGGGTAATCATGCTCAGCAATGAACGTTATACTTCTCCCGAAGGCATCAATTACGAGCAGCTCGGTCTGCCACCGGACGAACAGATTATACTGAAACAAGCCGATGTGGATGCCCACAAAGATTCGGTAATCATCCGGGCTATGGAGCTATTGAAAGTGGCGAGTAAATAA
- a CDS encoding amidohydrolase family protein produces MIIDSHSHVHSSVESHLNIMDESNIDKTVLFSTLVHPEKSESYSEFVEEMGKLSNILANRINSSEARIKAMDELIRTVRQYPDRFIGFGSVPLGFSETETMEWVETKIVNNGLRGFGEFTLGSGQIGLLDPVFKAANEWHGLPIWVHTFEPLKMVDIRDLAYLVQKNPNVPVIFGHLGGLNWLDTINLTKDIDNAFLDTSAVYTVFALSLAMKELPDRTLFSSDHPYGDPYLAKIAVQRCAPSKEVERRVLGETIAELLEI; encoded by the coding sequence ATGATTATTGACAGCCACTCACACGTTCATTCGTCAGTAGAATCTCACTTGAATATCATGGACGAATCGAACATCGATAAAACAGTTTTGTTCTCGACGCTTGTTCATCCGGAAAAAAGCGAGTCGTATTCTGAGTTTGTTGAAGAGATGGGAAAATTGTCAAACATATTGGCCAATCGGATAAATAGCTCAGAGGCACGTATAAAGGCAATGGACGAATTGATTCGGACGGTGCGGCAATATCCCGATCGCTTTATCGGTTTCGGAAGCGTACCGCTCGGTTTTTCCGAGACGGAAACGATGGAATGGGTGGAAACCAAAATCGTCAACAACGGGTTGAGAGGGTTTGGTGAATTTACGTTGGGGTCAGGCCAGATCGGATTGCTCGACCCCGTATTCAAGGCTGCGAACGAGTGGCATGGCCTCCCGATTTGGGTTCATACGTTCGAACCATTAAAAATGGTAGATATTCGGGACCTTGCCTATCTTGTTCAAAAGAATCCGAATGTGCCAGTCATTTTCGGACATTTGGGTGGCTTGAACTGGTTGGATACAATCAACTTAACGAAGGACATAGACAATGCTTTTTTGGATACCTCAGCGGTATATACGGTTTTTGCCTTGAGCCTTGCGATGAAAGAGCTTCCTGACAGAACGTTGTTTAGTTCGGACCATCCATACGGCGATCCTTACTTGGCAAAAATCGCAGTTCAACGTTGTGCACCGAGCAAAGAGGTCGAGAGAAGAGTGCTCGGTGAAACGATAGCGGAATTGCTTGAAATCTAA
- a CDS encoding DUF4303 domain-containing protein: MDFQVLQLKIEAAARAAFEQVRNKYAGQSFCGYALYSDSDAITVCPAVNSTDHLNKMIAGDPDDAIYYRWSPGEWDHEFEGAECFKDISNLLYNEVMSMQSAERHRDYKEKVYECCVAALESLKKEGFFSDMSESGVLVFTVSDDTNALECDWIARLNRNELAQEFQNWIGG, from the coding sequence ATGGATTTTCAAGTGCTGCAATTAAAAATCGAGGCGGCTGCGAGGGCTGCATTCGAGCAAGTAAGAAACAAATATGCAGGACAAAGCTTTTGCGGTTACGCCTTGTATTCCGACTCGGATGCAATCACCGTATGTCCGGCGGTAAACTCTACCGATCACTTGAACAAAATGATTGCCGGAGACCCTGATGATGCGATTTATTATCGCTGGAGTCCAGGGGAATGGGATCATGAATTTGAAGGTGCTGAATGTTTTAAAGATATATCCAATCTATTGTATAACGAAGTGATGAGTATGCAGTCGGCGGAAAGACACAGGGACTATAAAGAGAAGGTTTATGAGTGTTGCGTGGCTGCTCTTGAATCACTGAAAAAGGAAGGTTTTTTCTCCGATATGAGCGAATCGGGAGTATTAGTCTTTACTGTATCGGATGATACAAATGCACTGGAATGTGATTGGATTGCCCGATTGAACCGAAATGAACTTGCTCAAGAATTTCAGAATTGGATTGGCGGTTGA
- a CDS encoding DUF418 domain-containing protein, with the protein MGNNNICTTIFYGYGLGRFGKLGVLAGCGLTLVIYTAQLFASHWYFRDRSTGHFALLGLKEDQKNGR; encoded by the coding sequence TTGGGCAACAACAACATTTGCACGACAATCTTTTATGGCTACGGGCTTGGAAGGTTCGGCAAGCTTGGCGTATTGGCCGGCTGCGGACTGACGCTTGTCATTTACACCGCGCAACTCTTCGCTAGCCACTGGTACTTTCGTGACCGAAGCACAGGCCACTTTGCTTTACTTGGGCTTAAAGAAGATCAGAAAAATGGGAGGTAG
- a CDS encoding MFS transporter, whose product MVITCGFTVANVYLNQTLLVDMAKTFDSTVAEIGGVTTLTQVGYAIGNLLLVPLGDMFERRRMIVFLLLAVSLSLLSAALSSSLTWLIVSHFAIGITTIIPQLIVPLAASMANDRNRGKLLGTVAIGLVCGILGARIVSGIVDSIWGWRVMYWISFGFMLLLTLLIRFRLPQSQGETALPYRQLLLSLGPLFVKQKALQSACLSQGMVFGSFSVFFTTIGFLLQSPPYEYGSAVVGLVGLVGIGGAVATPLIGLIIDRKGAALANKICMLAAMASFLISAVAANWLPGLIGSALLLTVSTQANQVACQAKIFELSAAARSRLNGLYMVFTFIGGALGSYVGVWAWSNWQWSGVCVVGLIMVFVGMSTSAGIKNVNHTKIERMKNTNANS is encoded by the coding sequence ATGGTGATAACCTGCGGGTTTACCGTGGCAAACGTTTATTTAAACCAGACCTTACTAGTCGATATGGCGAAAACATTCGACTCAACCGTAGCAGAGATAGGAGGTGTGACGACTCTTACCCAGGTAGGCTATGCAATCGGGAATCTCCTGCTAGTGCCTTTGGGAGACATGTTTGAAAGACGTCGAATGATTGTCTTCTTGTTGTTGGCGGTTTCATTGTCGCTCTTATCGGCCGCATTATCTAGTTCTTTAACGTGGTTAATCGTGAGTCATTTTGCGATAGGCATAACGACGATTATACCGCAGCTTATCGTTCCATTAGCTGCCAGTATGGCAAATGATCGCAATCGGGGGAAGTTACTAGGGACAGTGGCGATCGGTCTTGTCTGCGGAATATTGGGGGCGAGGATAGTTAGCGGCATTGTTGATAGCATATGGGGCTGGAGAGTGATGTATTGGATTTCCTTTGGCTTCATGTTGTTGCTTACTCTCCTAATTCGGTTTCGGCTTCCCCAAAGCCAAGGTGAGACAGCATTACCATACCGCCAGTTGTTGCTTTCGTTGGGGCCTCTGTTCGTGAAGCAAAAAGCACTCCAGAGCGCCTGTTTGAGTCAAGGTATGGTGTTTGGATCGTTTAGTGTCTTTTTTACTACTATAGGATTCTTGCTTCAATCACCCCCGTACGAATACGGCAGTGCCGTTGTTGGATTGGTTGGGTTGGTCGGAATCGGAGGCGCTGTCGCAACTCCATTGATTGGACTGATCATTGACAGGAAAGGGGCAGCACTCGCCAATAAAATTTGCATGCTTGCAGCTATGGCTTCGTTCCTGATCTCCGCGGTTGCCGCTAATTGGCTGCCGGGATTGATTGGCAGCGCATTGTTGCTAACGGTTTCCACACAAGCAAATCAGGTTGCCTGTCAGGCGAAAATATTCGAACTTTCTGCTGCTGCTAGAAGCAGATTGAACGGGTTGTATATGGTTTTCACCTTTATAGGGGGTGCACTTGGGTCCTATGTGGGAGTGTGGGCATGGAGCAACTGGCAGTGGTCCGGTGTTTGCGTGGTTGGATTGATCATGGTCTTTGTCGGAATGAGTACATCGGCGGGCATAAAAAATGTAAACCATACGAAAATTGAAAGGATGAAAAATACAAATGCAAATTCATGA